One part of the Entelurus aequoreus isolate RoL-2023_Sb linkage group LG05, RoL_Eaeq_v1.1, whole genome shotgun sequence genome encodes these proteins:
- the LOC133651243 gene encoding uncharacterized protein K02A2.6-like, whose product MEECFYKDQSCHNCGKRGHIARMCREDKGGPKTTHVFGVKKGQKMKGKFKKRADQVEAETKPSDPETTDSDGVGGLHVVEVEKSVKHDSAASAIIWVRPKVEGQTIEMELDTGAAVSIISEKVYNAKFSQLRLRTTNLLLRSYTGQVMTPLGVIKVDVRLNKQRARLPLYVVKGDALSLFGREWLRKVKLDWTMIKTIRATHPIQEDRTMATVLDSHARVFQEGLGTLKGFEVALTLKPVHQPKFFQARAVPYALRPKVEEELERLEQGGVLSPVQFSEWATPIVPILKKNGKVRICGDFKVTLNPALCAEHYPILRIEDLFASLAGGQRFSKLDLANAYLQVPVQENSRKYLTITTQKGMFCYNRLPFGITSAPSIFQRVMDQVLQGLPNVHCFLDDILVTGENDADHLKNLDAVLGRLGKFGLRVQKEKCEFFKSSLEYLGHVIDKKGLHKSPEKLKAIAEAPAPINVSQLRSFLGLINYYGRFVKNMATMLSPLHELLHTGVAWKWSPECEKAFKAAKDHLQSEQVLTHYDPRLPLRIACDASPYGVGAVLSHVMPGGEERPIAFASRTLSKAEQNYAQIEREALGIIFGVRKFHAYLYGCHFTLLTDHRPLTSILSPSKATPPMAAARLQRWALVLAAHNYTIQYRKAADHGNADGLSRLPLQVAHGEKPDAVDRVTVHHLETLPVDSEDIRKGTKYDPVLSRVVDMVVSGQFVGTVGQKDALAPFYMRRDELTVIQGCLLWGSRVVVPPALRPQLLKELHAGHPGMVKMKAIARSHVWWPGLDAQIEQQARTCSTCQRNQKNPALSPLHTWPWPGSPWQRIHVDFAGPFEGHMFLVVVDAYSKWPEVQVMKTTTTEKTVQALRSMFARNGVPETLVSDNGPQFTAAEFGAFLRANGVKHKRSAPFHPATNGQAERFVQTLKRSLKASRGTFTLQHRVEAFLLSYRNAPHMTTSESPAMLFLRRRLRSRLDLVKPNVSATVELAQEGQRERRDLVAKDRRFAVGEAVLVRDYRRGEEKWMPGLVASQEGPVSYSVDVGAGALWRRHTEQMRAGDRGLLVPTGPEQPAVPSELTIGAQPVAPPPSPARGDALGTGTVAPEPGGSPRRRADVGAPGRRYPLRVTRAPDRLNL is encoded by the coding sequence ATGGAGGAATGTTTTTACAAGGACCAGTCCTGCCACAATTGTGGAAAAAGGGGGCACATAGCTCGTATGTGCAGGGAGGATAAAGGGGGACCGAAGACAACACATGTTTTTGGGGTTAAAAAGGGACAGAAAATGAAAGGAAAATTCAAAAAGAGGGCCGATCAGGTAGAGGCGGAGACTAAGCCCAGCGACCCAGAGACAACAGATTCAGATGGGGTGGGAGGCTTACATGTAGTGGAGGTAGAAAAAAGCGTTAAACATGATAGCGCTGCGTCAGCGATTATCTGGGTTAGACCCAAAGTGGAGGGACAAACTATAGAAATGGAGTTAGACACAGGTGCGGCAGTGTCGATCATTTCAGAAAAAGTATACAATGCTAAATTTAGCCAGTTACGCCTCCGTACCACCAACCTACTGTTGAGATCGTATACAGGGCAGGTTATGACACCCTTGGGGGTAATAAAAGTAGACGTGCGTCTCAACAAACAACGGGCACGTCTCCCCCTGTATGTGGTTAAGGGTGACGCTCTCTCTCTTTTTGGACGAGAATGGTTGCGAAAAGTAAAGTTAGATTGGACAATGATTAAAACTATTCGAGCTACACATCCCATACAGGAAGACCGCACAATGGCGACAGTACTAGACAGCCATGCCAGGGTGTTCCAAGAAGGTCTAGGTACACTAAAGGGCTTTGAGGTGGCGTTAACCCTCAAGCCGGTGCATCAACCGAAGTTCTTCCAAGCACGGGCGGTGCCGTATGCACTTCGGCCgaaggtggaggaggaattagagCGTTTGGAACAGGGGGGCGTACTGTCTCCAGTACAGTTTAGTGAATGGGCTACTCCAATTGtacccattttaaaaaaaaatgggaaagtACGTATATGCGGAGATTTTAAAGTGACCTTGAATCCCGCGCTTTGTGCTGAACACTACCCCATTCTGAGGATAGAAGATCTTTTCGCATCGCTAGCAGGGGGGCAGCGTTTCAGCAAATTAGATCTGGCGAACGCATATTTACAGGTGCCGGTTCAGGAAAACTCCCGTAAATATCTGACCATTACCACGCAGAAGGGAATGTTTTGCTATAACCGTCTTCCCTTCGGGATCACCTCTGCGCCGTCAATCTTTCAGCGAGTCATGGACCAAGTGTTGCAGGGCCTCCCCAACGTCCATTGTTTCCTGGACGACATTTTGGTGACTGGGGAGAACGATGCAGATCACCTAAAAAACTTAGATGCAGTGTTGGGCCGATTGGGAAAATTCGGTTTGCGAGTACAGAAGGAGAAATGTGAATTCTTCAAGAGTTCATTAGAATATTTGGGGCATGTCATTGATAAAAAAGGGCTACATAAGTCCCCAGAGAAGCTTAAGGCCATAGCGGAGGCCCCAGCCCCCATTAATGTGAGTCAGCTCCGTTCTTTTTTGGGCCTGATAAACTATTATGGGCGTTTTGTTAAAAACATGGCAACCATGCTCAGCCCGTTACATGAGCTGTTGCACACCGGAGTGGCATGGAAGTGGTCACCAGAGTGCGAGAAAGCCTTTAAGGCAGCAAAAGACCATTTGCAATCAGAACAGGTGCTAACGCATTATGACCCCAGGTTGCCCCTGCGGATAGCGTGTGACGCGTCGCCGTATGGGGTGGGCGCGGTACTTTCGCACGTGATGCCCGGTGGTGAGGAGAGACCCATAGCCTTTGCCTCTAGGACACTCAGCAAGGCAGAGCAAAATTATGCTCAGATTGAAAGGGAGGCGCTGGGAATTATTTTTGGGGTACGTAAATTCCACGCCTATTTGTACGGGTGCCATTTTACACTACTCACAGATCACAGACCGCTGACAAGTATATTGAGTCCCAGTAAGGCGACGCCACCTATGGCGGCCGCACGACTGCAGCGGTGGGCGTTAGTGTTAGCGGCACACAACTACACAATCCAATACAGGAAAGCAGCAGATCATGGGAATGCAGATGGTCTCTCACGGTTGCCACTGCAGGTAGCGCATGGGGAAAAGCCAGATGCAGTAGATAGGGTGACAGTACATCACCTTGAGACACTCCCAGTGGACAGTGAAGATATTAGGAAGGGAACTAAATATGACCCAGTGCTCTCTAGGGTAGTAGATATGGTAGTTTCAGGCCAGTTTGTTGGAACAGTTGGGCAGAAGGACGCGTTGGCACCCTTCTACATGCGACGAGACGAACTGACGGTGATCCAGGGGTGTTTGCTATGGGGCAGTAGAGTGGTGGTGCCTCCAGCGTTGAGACCGCAGCTTCTGAAGGAACTACATGCCGGGCACCCAGGCATGGTCAAGATGAAGGCCATTGCACGGAGCCATGTCTGGTGGCCGGGGTTAGACGCCCAGATTGAACAGCAGGCCAGGACATGCTCTACGTGTCAACGGAACCAAAAGAACCCGGCGCTCTCCCCACTACACACCTGGCCGTGGCCGGGATCTCCATGGCAACGGATCCATGTGGACTTTGCGGGGCCGTTCGAAGGACACATGTTCTTGGTGGTGGTAGATGCGTACTCTAAGTGGCCGGAAGTACAGGTGATGAAAACGACGACGACGGAGAAGACTGTACAGGCCCTGAGGAGTATGTTTGCCCGCAACGGAGTACCAGAGACACTGGTTAGTGACAATGGGCCACAATTCACAGCGGCAGAGTTCGGGGCATTTCTCCGGGCAAACGGAGTGAAGCACAAAAGGTCAGCGCCGTTTCACCCCGCCACGAACGGTCAAGCAGAGCGTTTTGTGCAGACGCTGAAGCGTTCATTGAAAGCGTCTAGGGGAACATTTACGCTGCAACATCGAGTGGAGGCATTTTTACTCAGCTACAGGAATGCGCCTCACATGACGACGAGTGAGTCTCCGGCTATGCTCTTCCTGCGCCGTCGGCTCCGCTCTCGCTTGGACCTTGTGAAGCCGAACGTGTCGGCTACGGTGGAGCTGGCGCAGGAGGGCCAACGAGAACGCAGAGATCTGGTGGCTAAGGACAGACGGTTTGCAGTGGGGGAGGCCGTGCTGGTGCGTGATTATCGACGGGGGGAGGAGAAGTGGATGCCTGGACTGGTGGCATCACAAGAGGGACCGGTATCCTACTCCGTGGATGTGGGGGCAGGCGCACTCTGGAGACGTCACACAGAGCAGATGAGAGCCGGTGACCGTGGGCTTTTGGTTCCCACTGGTCCAGAGCAACCAGCTGTGCCGAGTGAACTGACAATTGGGGCCCAGCCGGTTGCTCCCCCCCCTTCTCCGGCAAGAGGGGATGCTCTGGGAACCGGGACAGTCGCCCCCGAGCCAGGAGGGTCACCCAGACGGAGAGCGGATGTTGGCGCGCCAGGCCGGAGGTATCCACTCCGGGTTACCAGAGCTCCAGACCGCCTTAATCTCTGA